A single Lactuca sativa cultivar Salinas chromosome 8, Lsat_Salinas_v11, whole genome shotgun sequence DNA region contains:
- the LOC111889355 gene encoding probable serine/threonine-protein kinase PBL21 — translation MRCFSCIKFCSKDVENYDGDVASNDVAVDDKGKTCKDVKEKGKSFSSQRYNVANRFTFRELCVATQNFKDSNLIGEGGFGCVYKGRLESGKIVAVKQLNLNGLQGHQEFIVEVLMLSLLRHSNLVTLIGYCTDGDQRLLVYEYMPLGSLENHLFDLEPNQEPLDWHTRLKIAVGAARGLEYLHCKANPPVIYRDLKSSNILLDNDFNSKLSDFGLAKLGPVGDNTHVSTRVMGTYGYCAPDYAMSGKLTIKADIYSFGVVLLELITGRKAIDMNKKPSEQNLVAWSRPFLKDRKKFIQLVDPLLEGRFSVRSVHHVVAVTAMCLQEQANFRPLIGDIVVALEYLASQAEHEPDSRTISSSK, via the exons ATGAGGTGCTTCTCTTGCATAAAATTTTGCTCCAAAGATGTCGAAAATTACGATGGCGATGTCGCATCCAATGATGTTGCAG TTGATGACAAGGGAAAAACATGTAAAGATGTTAAAGAGAAGGGGAAAAGTTTTAGTAGCCAGAGGTATAATGTGGCAAACCGTTTTACATTTCGTGAACTTTGTGTTGCAACACAGAATTTCAAGGATTCTAATTTGATCGGAGAAGGTGGATTCGGATGTGTTTACAAGGGTCGATTAGAATCAGGGAAA ATAGTTGCTGTAAAGCAGCTAAACCTCAATGGCCTTCAAGGACACCAAGAGTTCATTGTGGAAGTTCTTATGTTGAGTCTTTTGCGCCATTCAAATCTTGTAACTTTGATTGGTTATTGCACAGATGGAGATCAAAGACTCTTGGTTTATGAGTACATGCCACTGGGTAGCTTGGAAAATCATCTTTTtg atcTAGAACCTAATCAAGAACCGTTGGATTGGCATACGAGACTGAAGATTGCAGTTGGAGCAGCTCGTGGGCTTGAGTATCTCCATTGCAAAGCAAATCCACCTGTAATTTATCGGGATTTAAAATCATCAAATATATTATTGGATAATGATTTCAACTCAAAGCTTTCTGATTTTGGGCTTGCTAAACTGGGCCCAGTTGGTGATAACACTCACGTGTCAACTCGAGTTATGGGCACATATGGTTATTGTGCTCCTGATTATGCGATGAGTGGAAAGTTGACTATAAAGGCTGATATTTATAGCTTTGGTGTGGTTTTGTTGGAGCTCATTACTGGACGTAAAGCAATTGATATGAACAAGAAACCTAGCGAACAGAATTTAGTTGCTTGG TCTCGGCCTTTTTTGAAAGACCGAAAAAAGTTTATTCAGTTGGTGGACCCGCTTCTAGAAGGTCGGTTTTCGGTTCGATCGGTGCACCATGTGGTTGCAGTGACTGCGATGTGTCTACAAGAGCAGGCCAATTTCAGGCCCTTGATTGGTGATATTGTGGTTGCACTTGAGTACTTAGCCTCTCAAGCTGAACATGAACCAGACTCGAGAACAATTTCTTCTTCTAAGTGA